Proteins from a single region of Bombus vancouverensis nearcticus chromosome 5, iyBomVanc1_principal, whole genome shotgun sequence:
- the Oatp26F gene encoding organic anion transporting polypeptide 26F isoform X1, which translates to MMTGVDNLGYDAPDNASGVPDMHETLSSFSEQFRDGPPKPEIKPETAKESERTDEPKCGWFWFRPMYLQQFRTAKWALFWLCWTGAMQGMVVNGFVNVVITTIERRFGLRSSQTGLIAGGYDIASFLTLVPVSYLGGRSKASKPRYIGIGVVVLGLGSLLFASPHYIAGPYRGGQQSENICQRVTNTSSRSLSCNGSVGQTDQEPYSGLYLTIFLMAQLLHGAGSAPFYTLGVTYLDENVSKKMSSVYVGIFYTMAIIGPALGYVVGGELLKLYTDFITVDPSEIGLTPNSNVWVGAWWIGFLAAAVICFVIAIPILAFPAALPGSEKLAKERVSEAHQKPEQPSSSDRGEAFSKIRELPRALTDLLGNPGFFMLNLAGASEGLLIAGFAAFLPKLIENQFNVSPSSAALLMGLVTVPAGGGGTFLGGYLIKRFNLPCSGILKFCLLATASCIAFTLCFVLNCPNLNFAGVTVPYSDQTKKSFSLDSTCNNGCGCSRSEFSPICGVDGITYYSPCHAGCYQGTRINNVEVYSDCTCIREPPINLTTGGNVISYEAINTTCNTSCSYLWPFITLAFCNMFITFLCTMPALSATLRVVRDDQRSFALGIQWIKVRILGTIPAPMVFGALIDDTCILWNGTCDGGGSCLVYDNLYMSRYMLALAFIGKAASLLFFFLAWWTYIPPNRRVTQNSREEPTTTLMLNDTQHEGPTTPATINPIIDP; encoded by the exons TCTGGGGTGCCGGACATGCACGAGACCCTGTCCAGTTTTTCGGAACAGTTCAGGGACGGACCGCCGAAACCGGAAATAAAGCCGGAAACAGCCAAGGAGTCGGAGAGGACGGATGAACCGAAGTGTGGTTGGTTCTGGTTCAGGCCCATGTATCTGCAGCAATTTCGGACCGCGAAATGGGCGCTTTTCTGGTTATGTTGGACAGGTGCAATGCAAG GTATGGTGGTCAATGGTTTTGTGAACGTGGTCATAACCACGATAGAAAGGAGATTTGGTCTGAGGTCATCGCAGACGGGCTTGATAGCGGGCGGATACGACATAGCTAGTTTCCTTACACTCGTTCCAGTGAGCTATCTAGGCGGCCGTTCAAAAGCATCGAAACCGag GTACATAGGCATAGGTGTTGTAGTCTTAGGCTTAGGAAGTCTACTTTTCGCGTCTCCTCACTATATTGCTGGACCATACAGAGGCGGCCAGCAATCGGAAAATATATGCCAGAGGGTGACGAACACATCGTCCCGTTCG CTATCCTGTAATGGATCCGTGGGCCAAACAGACCAGGAACCATACAGCGGATTGTACTTAACTATCTTTCTGATGGCCCAACTTCTGCACGGGGCGGGTTCCGCTCCTTTCTATACGCTCGGCGTTACGTACCTAGATGAGAACGTGTCGAAAAAGATGTCCTCTGTGTATGTAG GAATTTTCTACACAATGGCCATAATAGGGCCTGCATTAGGGTATGTTGTCGGAGGCGAGTTGTTGAAGCTGTATACAGATTTTATCACCGTAGATCCGTCAGA GATTGGCTTAACACCAAACAGCAACGTATGGGTGGGAGCATGGTGGATAGGTTTCCTAGCAGCTGCGGTTATATGTTTCGTAATTGCTATACCGATCTTGGCGTTTCCGGCAGCTTTACCTG GTTCGGAGAAATTAGCCAAAGAGCGGGTGTCAGAGGCGCATCAGAAGCCCGAGCAGCCGTCCTCGAGCGATCGAGGGGAGGCGTTCTCGAAAATACGTGAACTACCTCGTGCTCTGACCGATCTGCTCGGTAATCCAGGATTTTTCATGTTGAATCTGGCAGGTGCCAGTGAAGGATTGCTTATCGCTGGTTTCGCCGCGTTCCTGCCGAAGCTGATCGAAAATCAATTCAACGTCAGCCCTAGCTCGGCTGCGTTACTAATGG GTCTAGTGACTGTACCCGCTGGCGGTGGCGGTACCTTCCTCGGTGGTTATCTCATAAAGCGTTTTAATTTGCCGTGCTCGGGCATTTTAAAGTTCTGTCTGCTGGCCACCGCGTCGTGTATCGCCTTCACTTTGTGCTTCGTTCTCAACTGCCCGAATTTAAACTTCGCCGGAGTCACCGTACCCTACTCCGACCAAACCAA AAAATCTTTTTCACTGGACAGCACGTGCAATAACGGTTGCGGCTGCTCGAGGTCAGAGTTCAGTCCAATATGCGGAGTTGATGGGATCACGTACTATTCCCCTTGTCATGCAGGATGTTATCAAGGAACGAGGATAAATAACGTCGAA GTATATTCAGACTGCACCTGCATACGCGAGCCACCGATAAATCTGACCACCGGTGGCAATGTGATCAGTTACGAGGCAATAAATACGACTTGCAACACATCGTGCTCCTACCTATGGCCCTTCATTACTCTAGCGTTTTGCAACATGTTCATAACTTTTCTCTGCACGATGCCCGCGCTTTCAGCGACGCTTCGCGTCGTTCGAGATGATCAGAGATCGTTTGCCTTGGGTATTCAGTGGATTAAAGTTAGAATTCTGGGCACGATACCTGCACCTATGGTGTTCGGCGCACTTATAGACGACACTTGCATTTTATGGAATGGAACCTGCGACGGTGGAGGATCCTGCCTCGTTTACGATAATTTATACATGAGCAG GTACATGCTGGCGTTAGCCTTTATCGGTAAAGCAGCGTCCCTCCTGTTCTTTTTCCTGGCTTGGTGGACGTACATTCCTCCGAATAGAAGAGTTACACAAAATTCGCGGGAAGAACCAACAACGACGTTAATGTTAAACGATACTCAGCACGAAGGCCCAACCACACCGGCAACGATAAACCCTATAATCGATCCATAA
- the Oatp26F gene encoding organic anion transporting polypeptide 26F isoform X2 produces MRDKFAFSSGVPDMHETLSSFSEQFRDGPPKPEIKPETAKESERTDEPKCGWFWFRPMYLQQFRTAKWALFWLCWTGAMQGMVVNGFVNVVITTIERRFGLRSSQTGLIAGGYDIASFLTLVPVSYLGGRSKASKPRYIGIGVVVLGLGSLLFASPHYIAGPYRGGQQSENICQRVTNTSSRSLSCNGSVGQTDQEPYSGLYLTIFLMAQLLHGAGSAPFYTLGVTYLDENVSKKMSSVYVGIFYTMAIIGPALGYVVGGELLKLYTDFITVDPSEIGLTPNSNVWVGAWWIGFLAAAVICFVIAIPILAFPAALPGSEKLAKERVSEAHQKPEQPSSSDRGEAFSKIRELPRALTDLLGNPGFFMLNLAGASEGLLIAGFAAFLPKLIENQFNVSPSSAALLMGLVTVPAGGGGTFLGGYLIKRFNLPCSGILKFCLLATASCIAFTLCFVLNCPNLNFAGVTVPYSDQTKKSFSLDSTCNNGCGCSRSEFSPICGVDGITYYSPCHAGCYQGTRINNVEVYSDCTCIREPPINLTTGGNVISYEAINTTCNTSCSYLWPFITLAFCNMFITFLCTMPALSATLRVVRDDQRSFALGIQWIKVRILGTIPAPMVFGALIDDTCILWNGTCDGGGSCLVYDNLYMSRYMLALAFIGKAASLLFFFLAWWTYIPPNRRVTQNSREEPTTTLMLNDTQHEGPTTPATINPIIDP; encoded by the exons TCTGGGGTGCCGGACATGCACGAGACCCTGTCCAGTTTTTCGGAACAGTTCAGGGACGGACCGCCGAAACCGGAAATAAAGCCGGAAACAGCCAAGGAGTCGGAGAGGACGGATGAACCGAAGTGTGGTTGGTTCTGGTTCAGGCCCATGTATCTGCAGCAATTTCGGACCGCGAAATGGGCGCTTTTCTGGTTATGTTGGACAGGTGCAATGCAAG GTATGGTGGTCAATGGTTTTGTGAACGTGGTCATAACCACGATAGAAAGGAGATTTGGTCTGAGGTCATCGCAGACGGGCTTGATAGCGGGCGGATACGACATAGCTAGTTTCCTTACACTCGTTCCAGTGAGCTATCTAGGCGGCCGTTCAAAAGCATCGAAACCGag GTACATAGGCATAGGTGTTGTAGTCTTAGGCTTAGGAAGTCTACTTTTCGCGTCTCCTCACTATATTGCTGGACCATACAGAGGCGGCCAGCAATCGGAAAATATATGCCAGAGGGTGACGAACACATCGTCCCGTTCG CTATCCTGTAATGGATCCGTGGGCCAAACAGACCAGGAACCATACAGCGGATTGTACTTAACTATCTTTCTGATGGCCCAACTTCTGCACGGGGCGGGTTCCGCTCCTTTCTATACGCTCGGCGTTACGTACCTAGATGAGAACGTGTCGAAAAAGATGTCCTCTGTGTATGTAG GAATTTTCTACACAATGGCCATAATAGGGCCTGCATTAGGGTATGTTGTCGGAGGCGAGTTGTTGAAGCTGTATACAGATTTTATCACCGTAGATCCGTCAGA GATTGGCTTAACACCAAACAGCAACGTATGGGTGGGAGCATGGTGGATAGGTTTCCTAGCAGCTGCGGTTATATGTTTCGTAATTGCTATACCGATCTTGGCGTTTCCGGCAGCTTTACCTG GTTCGGAGAAATTAGCCAAAGAGCGGGTGTCAGAGGCGCATCAGAAGCCCGAGCAGCCGTCCTCGAGCGATCGAGGGGAGGCGTTCTCGAAAATACGTGAACTACCTCGTGCTCTGACCGATCTGCTCGGTAATCCAGGATTTTTCATGTTGAATCTGGCAGGTGCCAGTGAAGGATTGCTTATCGCTGGTTTCGCCGCGTTCCTGCCGAAGCTGATCGAAAATCAATTCAACGTCAGCCCTAGCTCGGCTGCGTTACTAATGG GTCTAGTGACTGTACCCGCTGGCGGTGGCGGTACCTTCCTCGGTGGTTATCTCATAAAGCGTTTTAATTTGCCGTGCTCGGGCATTTTAAAGTTCTGTCTGCTGGCCACCGCGTCGTGTATCGCCTTCACTTTGTGCTTCGTTCTCAACTGCCCGAATTTAAACTTCGCCGGAGTCACCGTACCCTACTCCGACCAAACCAA AAAATCTTTTTCACTGGACAGCACGTGCAATAACGGTTGCGGCTGCTCGAGGTCAGAGTTCAGTCCAATATGCGGAGTTGATGGGATCACGTACTATTCCCCTTGTCATGCAGGATGTTATCAAGGAACGAGGATAAATAACGTCGAA GTATATTCAGACTGCACCTGCATACGCGAGCCACCGATAAATCTGACCACCGGTGGCAATGTGATCAGTTACGAGGCAATAAATACGACTTGCAACACATCGTGCTCCTACCTATGGCCCTTCATTACTCTAGCGTTTTGCAACATGTTCATAACTTTTCTCTGCACGATGCCCGCGCTTTCAGCGACGCTTCGCGTCGTTCGAGATGATCAGAGATCGTTTGCCTTGGGTATTCAGTGGATTAAAGTTAGAATTCTGGGCACGATACCTGCACCTATGGTGTTCGGCGCACTTATAGACGACACTTGCATTTTATGGAATGGAACCTGCGACGGTGGAGGATCCTGCCTCGTTTACGATAATTTATACATGAGCAG GTACATGCTGGCGTTAGCCTTTATCGGTAAAGCAGCGTCCCTCCTGTTCTTTTTCCTGGCTTGGTGGACGTACATTCCTCCGAATAGAAGAGTTACACAAAATTCGCGGGAAGAACCAACAACGACGTTAATGTTAAACGATACTCAGCACGAAGGCCCAACCACACCGGCAACGATAAACCCTATAATCGATCCATAA
- the Oatp26F gene encoding organic anion transporting polypeptide 26F isoform X3, which produces MHETLSSFSEQFRDGPPKPEIKPETAKESERTDEPKCGWFWFRPMYLQQFRTAKWALFWLCWTGAMQGMVVNGFVNVVITTIERRFGLRSSQTGLIAGGYDIASFLTLVPVSYLGGRSKASKPRYIGIGVVVLGLGSLLFASPHYIAGPYRGGQQSENICQRVTNTSSRSLSCNGSVGQTDQEPYSGLYLTIFLMAQLLHGAGSAPFYTLGVTYLDENVSKKMSSVYVGIFYTMAIIGPALGYVVGGELLKLYTDFITVDPSEIGLTPNSNVWVGAWWIGFLAAAVICFVIAIPILAFPAALPGSEKLAKERVSEAHQKPEQPSSSDRGEAFSKIRELPRALTDLLGNPGFFMLNLAGASEGLLIAGFAAFLPKLIENQFNVSPSSAALLMGLVTVPAGGGGTFLGGYLIKRFNLPCSGILKFCLLATASCIAFTLCFVLNCPNLNFAGVTVPYSDQTKKSFSLDSTCNNGCGCSRSEFSPICGVDGITYYSPCHAGCYQGTRINNVEVYSDCTCIREPPINLTTGGNVISYEAINTTCNTSCSYLWPFITLAFCNMFITFLCTMPALSATLRVVRDDQRSFALGIQWIKVRILGTIPAPMVFGALIDDTCILWNGTCDGGGSCLVYDNLYMSRYMLALAFIGKAASLLFFFLAWWTYIPPNRRVTQNSREEPTTTLMLNDTQHEGPTTPATINPIIDP; this is translated from the exons ATGCACGAGACCCTGTCCAGTTTTTCGGAACAGTTCAGGGACGGACCGCCGAAACCGGAAATAAAGCCGGAAACAGCCAAGGAGTCGGAGAGGACGGATGAACCGAAGTGTGGTTGGTTCTGGTTCAGGCCCATGTATCTGCAGCAATTTCGGACCGCGAAATGGGCGCTTTTCTGGTTATGTTGGACAGGTGCAATGCAAG GTATGGTGGTCAATGGTTTTGTGAACGTGGTCATAACCACGATAGAAAGGAGATTTGGTCTGAGGTCATCGCAGACGGGCTTGATAGCGGGCGGATACGACATAGCTAGTTTCCTTACACTCGTTCCAGTGAGCTATCTAGGCGGCCGTTCAAAAGCATCGAAACCGag GTACATAGGCATAGGTGTTGTAGTCTTAGGCTTAGGAAGTCTACTTTTCGCGTCTCCTCACTATATTGCTGGACCATACAGAGGCGGCCAGCAATCGGAAAATATATGCCAGAGGGTGACGAACACATCGTCCCGTTCG CTATCCTGTAATGGATCCGTGGGCCAAACAGACCAGGAACCATACAGCGGATTGTACTTAACTATCTTTCTGATGGCCCAACTTCTGCACGGGGCGGGTTCCGCTCCTTTCTATACGCTCGGCGTTACGTACCTAGATGAGAACGTGTCGAAAAAGATGTCCTCTGTGTATGTAG GAATTTTCTACACAATGGCCATAATAGGGCCTGCATTAGGGTATGTTGTCGGAGGCGAGTTGTTGAAGCTGTATACAGATTTTATCACCGTAGATCCGTCAGA GATTGGCTTAACACCAAACAGCAACGTATGGGTGGGAGCATGGTGGATAGGTTTCCTAGCAGCTGCGGTTATATGTTTCGTAATTGCTATACCGATCTTGGCGTTTCCGGCAGCTTTACCTG GTTCGGAGAAATTAGCCAAAGAGCGGGTGTCAGAGGCGCATCAGAAGCCCGAGCAGCCGTCCTCGAGCGATCGAGGGGAGGCGTTCTCGAAAATACGTGAACTACCTCGTGCTCTGACCGATCTGCTCGGTAATCCAGGATTTTTCATGTTGAATCTGGCAGGTGCCAGTGAAGGATTGCTTATCGCTGGTTTCGCCGCGTTCCTGCCGAAGCTGATCGAAAATCAATTCAACGTCAGCCCTAGCTCGGCTGCGTTACTAATGG GTCTAGTGACTGTACCCGCTGGCGGTGGCGGTACCTTCCTCGGTGGTTATCTCATAAAGCGTTTTAATTTGCCGTGCTCGGGCATTTTAAAGTTCTGTCTGCTGGCCACCGCGTCGTGTATCGCCTTCACTTTGTGCTTCGTTCTCAACTGCCCGAATTTAAACTTCGCCGGAGTCACCGTACCCTACTCCGACCAAACCAA AAAATCTTTTTCACTGGACAGCACGTGCAATAACGGTTGCGGCTGCTCGAGGTCAGAGTTCAGTCCAATATGCGGAGTTGATGGGATCACGTACTATTCCCCTTGTCATGCAGGATGTTATCAAGGAACGAGGATAAATAACGTCGAA GTATATTCAGACTGCACCTGCATACGCGAGCCACCGATAAATCTGACCACCGGTGGCAATGTGATCAGTTACGAGGCAATAAATACGACTTGCAACACATCGTGCTCCTACCTATGGCCCTTCATTACTCTAGCGTTTTGCAACATGTTCATAACTTTTCTCTGCACGATGCCCGCGCTTTCAGCGACGCTTCGCGTCGTTCGAGATGATCAGAGATCGTTTGCCTTGGGTATTCAGTGGATTAAAGTTAGAATTCTGGGCACGATACCTGCACCTATGGTGTTCGGCGCACTTATAGACGACACTTGCATTTTATGGAATGGAACCTGCGACGGTGGAGGATCCTGCCTCGTTTACGATAATTTATACATGAGCAG GTACATGCTGGCGTTAGCCTTTATCGGTAAAGCAGCGTCCCTCCTGTTCTTTTTCCTGGCTTGGTGGACGTACATTCCTCCGAATAGAAGAGTTACACAAAATTCGCGGGAAGAACCAACAACGACGTTAATGTTAAACGATACTCAGCACGAAGGCCCAACCACACCGGCAACGATAAACCCTATAATCGATCCATAA
- the Oatp26F gene encoding organic anion transporting polypeptide 26F isoform X4 — MVVNGFVNVVITTIERRFGLRSSQTGLIAGGYDIASFLTLVPVSYLGGRSKASKPRYIGIGVVVLGLGSLLFASPHYIAGPYRGGQQSENICQRVTNTSSRSLSCNGSVGQTDQEPYSGLYLTIFLMAQLLHGAGSAPFYTLGVTYLDENVSKKMSSVYVGIFYTMAIIGPALGYVVGGELLKLYTDFITVDPSEIGLTPNSNVWVGAWWIGFLAAAVICFVIAIPILAFPAALPGSEKLAKERVSEAHQKPEQPSSSDRGEAFSKIRELPRALTDLLGNPGFFMLNLAGASEGLLIAGFAAFLPKLIENQFNVSPSSAALLMGLVTVPAGGGGTFLGGYLIKRFNLPCSGILKFCLLATASCIAFTLCFVLNCPNLNFAGVTVPYSDQTKKSFSLDSTCNNGCGCSRSEFSPICGVDGITYYSPCHAGCYQGTRINNVEVYSDCTCIREPPINLTTGGNVISYEAINTTCNTSCSYLWPFITLAFCNMFITFLCTMPALSATLRVVRDDQRSFALGIQWIKVRILGTIPAPMVFGALIDDTCILWNGTCDGGGSCLVYDNLYMSRYMLALAFIGKAASLLFFFLAWWTYIPPNRRVTQNSREEPTTTLMLNDTQHEGPTTPATINPIIDP; from the exons ATGGTGGTCAATGGTTTTGTGAACGTGGTCATAACCACGATAGAAAGGAGATTTGGTCTGAGGTCATCGCAGACGGGCTTGATAGCGGGCGGATACGACATAGCTAGTTTCCTTACACTCGTTCCAGTGAGCTATCTAGGCGGCCGTTCAAAAGCATCGAAACCGag GTACATAGGCATAGGTGTTGTAGTCTTAGGCTTAGGAAGTCTACTTTTCGCGTCTCCTCACTATATTGCTGGACCATACAGAGGCGGCCAGCAATCGGAAAATATATGCCAGAGGGTGACGAACACATCGTCCCGTTCG CTATCCTGTAATGGATCCGTGGGCCAAACAGACCAGGAACCATACAGCGGATTGTACTTAACTATCTTTCTGATGGCCCAACTTCTGCACGGGGCGGGTTCCGCTCCTTTCTATACGCTCGGCGTTACGTACCTAGATGAGAACGTGTCGAAAAAGATGTCCTCTGTGTATGTAG GAATTTTCTACACAATGGCCATAATAGGGCCTGCATTAGGGTATGTTGTCGGAGGCGAGTTGTTGAAGCTGTATACAGATTTTATCACCGTAGATCCGTCAGA GATTGGCTTAACACCAAACAGCAACGTATGGGTGGGAGCATGGTGGATAGGTTTCCTAGCAGCTGCGGTTATATGTTTCGTAATTGCTATACCGATCTTGGCGTTTCCGGCAGCTTTACCTG GTTCGGAGAAATTAGCCAAAGAGCGGGTGTCAGAGGCGCATCAGAAGCCCGAGCAGCCGTCCTCGAGCGATCGAGGGGAGGCGTTCTCGAAAATACGTGAACTACCTCGTGCTCTGACCGATCTGCTCGGTAATCCAGGATTTTTCATGTTGAATCTGGCAGGTGCCAGTGAAGGATTGCTTATCGCTGGTTTCGCCGCGTTCCTGCCGAAGCTGATCGAAAATCAATTCAACGTCAGCCCTAGCTCGGCTGCGTTACTAATGG GTCTAGTGACTGTACCCGCTGGCGGTGGCGGTACCTTCCTCGGTGGTTATCTCATAAAGCGTTTTAATTTGCCGTGCTCGGGCATTTTAAAGTTCTGTCTGCTGGCCACCGCGTCGTGTATCGCCTTCACTTTGTGCTTCGTTCTCAACTGCCCGAATTTAAACTTCGCCGGAGTCACCGTACCCTACTCCGACCAAACCAA AAAATCTTTTTCACTGGACAGCACGTGCAATAACGGTTGCGGCTGCTCGAGGTCAGAGTTCAGTCCAATATGCGGAGTTGATGGGATCACGTACTATTCCCCTTGTCATGCAGGATGTTATCAAGGAACGAGGATAAATAACGTCGAA GTATATTCAGACTGCACCTGCATACGCGAGCCACCGATAAATCTGACCACCGGTGGCAATGTGATCAGTTACGAGGCAATAAATACGACTTGCAACACATCGTGCTCCTACCTATGGCCCTTCATTACTCTAGCGTTTTGCAACATGTTCATAACTTTTCTCTGCACGATGCCCGCGCTTTCAGCGACGCTTCGCGTCGTTCGAGATGATCAGAGATCGTTTGCCTTGGGTATTCAGTGGATTAAAGTTAGAATTCTGGGCACGATACCTGCACCTATGGTGTTCGGCGCACTTATAGACGACACTTGCATTTTATGGAATGGAACCTGCGACGGTGGAGGATCCTGCCTCGTTTACGATAATTTATACATGAGCAG GTACATGCTGGCGTTAGCCTTTATCGGTAAAGCAGCGTCCCTCCTGTTCTTTTTCCTGGCTTGGTGGACGTACATTCCTCCGAATAGAAGAGTTACACAAAATTCGCGGGAAGAACCAACAACGACGTTAATGTTAAACGATACTCAGCACGAAGGCCCAACCACACCGGCAACGATAAACCCTATAATCGATCCATAA